The nucleotide window TTGGTACACTCTGCTTCCAACTGTATCCGAGTACATGATCGAAAGTGGTTGGACCAAATGTTACTCTAGAATAGGCGAAGTCAGCTGGTTCCTCTACTTTGTTTCCATCGCTGTCTACCTTGTTCTAGTCGAGTTTGGTATTTATTGGATGCACAGAGAGCTTCATGACATTAAGCCTCTCTACAAGTATCTCCATGCCACCCATCATATCTACAACAAGCAGAACACACTCTCTCCCTTTGCcggtaagtatatatatatatatatatatatgtctttaatGCTTTAGTCATATGGCAAAGATTTGGTAGCATTCAGTTTCTTACcagtttttggttttctttcagGGCTTGCGTTTCATCCACTAGACGGGATACTTCAGGCAGTACCGCATGTGGTAGCTCTGTTCATAGTGCCGATTCATTTCACAACCCATCTAGGTCTCTTGTTCATGGAAGCGATATGGACAGCGAACATACATGACTGCATCCACGGCAACATTTGGCCTGTGATGGGTGCAGGGTACCATACGATACACCACACCACGTACAAGCATAACTATGGTCATTACACCATATGGATGGATTGGATGTTTGGCTCTCTTAGAGACCCTCTCTTACAAGAAGATGACAACAAAGCAGAGTGAGAATGCCCGTTTGTGTGTTCAAAGTTTCAACCTTGTTAAGCTATTCGTATTCGTCACGTGAGTGTCTCTGACAAACggttttagttatttttgttttagagACAATGACTAGTTTACATTCAGAGGCAGCTCTTCATTCTTTACACCTGTAAGGTTAAGGTTAGGTGAGGTTGC belongs to Brassica napus cultivar Da-Ae chromosome C5 unlocalized genomic scaffold, Da-Ae chrC05_Random_10, whole genome shotgun sequence and includes:
- the LOC106362772 gene encoding delta(7)-sterol-C5(6)-desaturase 1-like; this encodes MAVDSEYLMQFVEETSFYNRIVLSHLLPSNLWDPLPHFLQTWLRNYLAGTLLYFISGFLWCFYIYYLKLNVYLPREAIPTRKAMLLQISVAMKAMPWYTLLPTVSEYMIESGWTKCYSRIGEVSWFLYFVSIAVYLVLVEFGIYWMHRELHDIKPLYKYLHATHHIYNKQNTLSPFAGLAFHPLDGILQAVPHVVALFIVPIHFTTHLGLLFMEAIWTANIHDCIHGNIWPVMGAGYHTIHHTTYKHNYGHYTIWMDWMFGSLRDPLLQEDDNKAE